A single genomic interval of Pyrus communis chromosome 7, drPyrComm1.1, whole genome shotgun sequence harbors:
- the LOC137740922 gene encoding zinc transporter 8-like — MSKLQQHSCFAFFCLLFILPTLVFGECTCEKEEGDGDRNKTEALKYKIGAIASILVAGALGVGIPILGKTIPALHPDRNIFFIIKAFAAGVILATGFIHVLPDAFESLTDPALKENPWGKFPFTGFVAMMAAIGTLMVDSFATSYYNRSHFKNNIDADEEKAQEHEGHVHVHTHATHGHAHGAIDTSPSTELLRHRVISQVLELGIVVHSVIIGISLGASESPKTIKPLVAALSFHQFFEGMGLGGCITQAKFKNRAVAIMSLFFSLTTPVGIGIGIGISNVYDESSPTALIMEGVFNAASAGILIYMSLVDLLAADFMNPKMQSNGRLQAGANISLLLGAGCMSLLAKWA, encoded by the exons ATGAGCAAACTTCAACAGCATAGttgttttgcattcttttgCCTCCTCTTCATACTCCCCACCTTAGTTTTCGGAGAGTGCAcctgtgaaaaagaagaaggggaTGGGGACCGGAACAAAACCGAAGCTCTAAAGTACAAAATTGGGGCGATTGCATCCATCCTAGTCGCTGGTGCACTCGGTGTTGGTATCCCAATTCTCGGGAAGACCATTCCGGCTTTACACCCCGATAGGAACATATTCTTCATCATCAAGGCCTTTGCAGCCGGGGTCATATTGGCTACTGGGTTCATCCACGTGCTCCCGGATGCTTTTGAGAGCTTGACGGACCCGGCTCTTAAGGAGAACCCATGGGGGAAATTTCCCTTCACTGGGTTTGTGGCCATGATGGCTGCTATTGGGACTTTGATGGTGGATTCTTTTGCCACTTCTTATTACAACAGGTCTCACTTCAAGAACAATATTGATGCAGACGAAGAGAAGGCCCAAGAGCATGAGGGTCACGTGCATGTTCATACTCATGCAACTCATGGCCATGCTCATGGCGCAATTGACACTTCACCCTCAACAGAACTTCTCAGGCACAGAGTGATTTCACAG GTTTTGGAGTTGGGGATTGTTGTGCATTCTGTGATTATAGGAATTTCGTTAGGTGCTTCTGAAAGTCCTAAAACAATAAAGCCTCTTGTAGCTGCATTGTCTTTCCATCAATTTTTTGAAGGCATGGGACTCGGTGGATGCATAACTCAG GCAAAATTCAAGAATCGAGCTGTTGCAATCATGTCATTGTTCTTCTCTCTTACAACTCCAGTTGGGATTGGCATCGGAATTGGAATATCAAATGTTTATGACGAAAGCAGCCCAACTGCACTCATCATGGAAGGCGTTTTTAATGCGGCATCAGCTGGTATCTTAATCTACATGTCCCTTGTTGATCTGCTAGCAGCTGATTTCATGAACCCAAAAATGCAGAGCAATGGAAGGCTTCAAGCTGGAGCTAACATATCTCTTCTTCTCGGAGCTGGTTGCATGTCTTTGCTGGCCAAATGGGCTTAA